The genomic stretch AGGGTCGAACCGGTGCCGCCCCAGGCGACGATCTCGCCGTCGATGAAGCCGACCGCGTCGCCGTGCCGGAAGCGCCCCTGCGCGTCGTCCCGGGCGGCCGGCGCGATTCCGCCGACGGTGATCCCGGAGAGCGCCTCGCCGAGGCGGTCGCGATTGCGGCTGAGGTCGGCATCGGGATCGAATTCGATCAGCGCCAGCAGGCCTTCCTGCTGGGTATTGGTCGGGATCACGACCGCGTTCTTCTCGGAGAGCTCGCACGCCCGCTCGGCGGCCATGATCACGTTGGAAGAGTTCGGCAGCACCAGCACGTCGTCGGTTGCCACCTCGCGGATGCCGGCCAGCAATTCGGCCGTGGACGGGTTCATGGTCTCACCGCCGGGCACCACCTGGGCGCCCATCTCACCGAACAGGCCCTCGAGGCCGGGCCCGCTGCCGACCACGATGATCCCCGTCAGATGCTCGGCCAGGCGGGCTTCGCGCTCGGCTACCTGGATCCGCATATCGGCCACGTCGAGATTGGTGACGGCGCCGGCTTCGGAGAAGATCTCCATCGCCGACTCGGGATCGTCGGTGTGGACGTGGATCTTGAGCGTCGCTTCGTCGCCGACGACGAGGACCGAATCACCGAGCTCTTCGAGCTGACCGACATACTCCCGCGAAACCAGGCCGGAGCCGGAGACGATGAAGTTGGTGCAGTACTGGAAGCGGCTGTCGGCGTGATGCGGCTGGCTCACATGGCTCGCGGTCTGGTGCTCGATCACCGGCAGTTCGGCATCGTCACCGCGCAGCGCAGCCAGCACTCCGGCCAGGATCAGGACGAGACCGTAGCCGCCGGCATCGACCACACCAGACTCGGCGAGCACGTCCAGTTGCTGCGGGGTGCGTTCGACCGCCTTCTGCCCGTCGGCGATGGCCTGCTCGATCACATCGGCCAGCAGGTCGTCCTGATGGGCGCTGGTGGCGTCGGGGTCGAGTCGTTGCCGCTCGGGGTCGATGTGCGCGAGCTGCCGAGAGATCGAATGGGCCATTTCGCGGAAGACGGTAAGCATCGTGCCTTCGGCCGGATCCCGCACCGACTCGTATGCCGCGTCGGCGGCTCTGGCGAAGGCGGAGGCGACCAGCACCGGGTCGACCAGCTCGCCGGGCCGTGAGGCCAGCTCCTCGGCGGCACCGCGAACGATCTGGCTGAGGATGACGCCGGAGTTGCCACGGGCACCCATCAGGGCAGCCCGGGCCAGGGCGGAAACGAACTGTTCGCGACCGATCTCCTCGAGTGTCTGGCCGTTTTCACCGAGCCGGTCGAGCTCTTCCATGACGGCCTTCATGGTCATCGCCATGTTGTCGCCGGTGTCGCCGTCGGCCACGGGAAAGACGTTGAGGTCGTTGACCTCCTGGCGGCGCGCCTCGAGGGAGCCGTAAGCGGACGCAACGACGCGTCGGAATCGTTCTAAGGAGTCGTCAGGAGGCACAAGGACCGACTATAAGGAAAGGCAAGGCGGTGAGCGGGTGGCTCAGGCGGCCTTGGTGACCTTGTTCGCCTTGAGGCAGCGGGTACACACGTTGACGCGCTTGCGGGCGCCGTCTTCGACGATCCGGACCTTCTGGAGGTTCGGATCGAACCGCCGCCGGGTCGCAACCATCGAGTGGCTGCGAGAATTGCCGAAGGCCGGCCCTTTTCCGCAGGTGTGACATAAGCGTGCCATAGGACCGGGCATGGTATCCGAAAAGCTCCCTGACCGTTCTTCACCTTCGCAACAAGAGTTTCCCCGAGTCAGCAGAGCTAGAGATCCGTGTTGCGGAGCGAAGCGGAGCAATTCGGATACTTGTCCTTGATCAGACGCCGAGTAGGCCCTTCAGCTCGTTCATCCGTAGAACGGCTCGGGCCGCGTTGGCCCCCGAATCACGCTTGCCACCGACGTCTGCCCGGGCCAGGGCCTGTTCCATGTTGTCGACCGTGAGCACCCCGAACCCACACGGGATGCCAGTTTCGAGCTGCACGTTCTGGATTCCGCGGGCCGCTTCGTTACAGACAAACTCGAAATGGTCGGTCTCGCCGCGGATCACCGCCCCGAGGCAGGCGACGCCCGCGAATCGGCCGGAAATCGCGCAGTAATGGGCAGCCAGGGGCAGTTCGAAGGCTCCCGGTAC from Thermoleophilia bacterium encodes the following:
- a CDS encoding DAK2 domain-containing protein is translated as MPPDDSLERFRRVVASAYGSLEARRQEVNDLNVFPVADGDTGDNMAMTMKAVMEELDRLGENGQTLEEIGREQFVSALARAALMGARGNSGVILSQIVRGAAEELASRPGELVDPVLVASAFARAADAAYESVRDPAEGTMLTVFREMAHSISRQLAHIDPERQRLDPDATSAHQDDLLADVIEQAIADGQKAVERTPQQLDVLAESGVVDAGGYGLVLILAGVLAALRGDDAELPVIEHQTASHVSQPHHADSRFQYCTNFIVSGSGLVSREYVGQLEELGDSVLVVGDEATLKIHVHTDDPESAMEIFSEAGAVTNLDVADMRIQVAEREARLAEHLTGIIVVGSGPGLEGLFGEMGAQVVPGGETMNPSTAELLAGIREVATDDVLVLPNSSNVIMAAERACELSEKNAVVIPTNTQQEGLLALIEFDPDADLSRNRDRLGEALSGITVGGIAPAARDDAQGRFRHGDAVGFIDGEIVAWGGTGSTLASTIESMGDGAELVTVISGDGAPIPLDELDAYSPDGVELELHEGGQPSWWWLLASQ
- a CDS encoding 50S ribosomal protein L28 produces the protein MARLCHTCGKGPAFGNSRSHSMVATRRRFDPNLQKVRIVEDGARKRVNVCTRCLKANKVTKAA
- a CDS encoding 6,7-dimethyl-8-ribityllumazine synthase; the encoded protein is MAEDRYAICVGSFYADLAEKLVNGARSEFARGGVGEGSIEVFEVPGAFELPLAAHYCAISGRFAGVACLGAVIRGETDHFEFVCNEAARGIQNVQLETGIPCGFGVLTVDNMEQALARADVGGKRDSGANAARAVLRMNELKGLLGV